From a region of the Haematobia irritans isolate KBUSLIRL chromosome 4, ASM5000362v1, whole genome shotgun sequence genome:
- the Adi1 gene encoding acireductone dioxygenase 1, with amino-acid sequence MVKAWFMDNEITDQRLEHHRNPPAFIGLDELFKKTGVEYFLINADNYQNDNVLQDLRKNRNYTYEDEITCSEKCLPDYANKLKSFFTEHLHTDEEIRLVLDGSGYFDVRDNEENWIRIAVTKGDLIIIPAGIYHRFTLDSNNYVKAKRYFVGEPVWVPYNRPADDMDCRKEYLKHQSEGFSRLNNI; translated from the exons ATGGTGAAGGCATGGTTTATGGACAATGAAATTACTGATCAGCGTTTGGAACATCATCGCAATCCACCAGCATTTATTGGATTAgatgaattatttaaaaaaacaggGGTAGAATATTTTCTG ATCAACGctgataattatcaaaatgaCAATGTTCTTCAAGATTTGCGTAAAAATAGAAACTATACTTATGAAGACGAg ATAACATGTTCTGAAAAATGTCTTCCTGATTATGCCAATAAGCTAAAATCATTTTTTACTGAACATTTGCACACCGATGAGGAAATCCGTTTAGTATTGGATGGTTCGGGCTATTTCGATGTTAGAGA caaCGAAGAAAATTGGATTCGTATTGCCGTAACTAAAGGAGATTTAATCATAATTCCGGCGGGCATCTATCATCGTTTCACTTTGGACTCCAAT AATTATGTGAAAGCAAAACGGTACTTTGTTGGTGAACCTGTTTGGGTGCCATACAACCGTCCTGCTGATGATATGGACTGTCGCAAAGAATATTTGAAACACCAATCAGAGGGTTTTTCCAGATTAAACAACATTTAG